The Vairimorpha necatrix chromosome 11, complete sequence sequence AGATTTTACAGTATTATATGAGGAAATACGATGTTTTTggattcataaaaataatttaatgacATATTATAATGcaaatatcaaaattaaacccacatttagaaaaaaagaaatttaattagatttatttatactaaataatccattgaaaaatacaaaagtATGATTACCCCTGCTGACCTTGTAatgaataattttcaatctaaaaattaagaattgaataaaatttaaattatattaacatCATTACTATAGGGGGTTTCTTAGAGACCTTTTCAACAGTGCcgtaattttaaaaagtgaTCAATAGAGTTGTATTCGTATATTTTCGTCATTTTggtcaaaaaatttttttcttttacaaaaaacatCTGGTTTTTAATTGTACTTGATAAAAAACACAAAGTATTACAACCAGGATACCATGCATAAGAAATCAATTCAAAGAGATCTTTGAATATAGTACAGTTcgtataaaaatcaaaaagtACAAAAGAAATTTCCTTGCATTAACTGCAAGGAAATGCGGTACCAATTTAAGTTGAGATCTTGTTTCAACCTTTCAAAATTAAGAGAAATTTAGACAAAcataaataacaaaaacaCTCTCTGACTTAGTTTAATTATATGAATAACTTAGCGAGCGTGAGTTCATATATTCTATCTTACAAATTACTTTAtttcataatttaatttgctaatacataaaatttcattttctatcataatttttatttacgaATGTCCAGAATatgtatatttatacaactaaaattaaataagaaaCTAGAAAGTTTGCCCtataattttcttcaaaaagTCTATTTATATCGTATAACATAATATTTCTAGCATTTTTTGTCGGCTCCAAaagtaatattttatgaaacTCGTCGTATCCTGACTAAAATTAAGTAGTATATTTACGTTTAATATATGCGTAACCTACCGTACATACTCTTCTTATAACgacaattgttttttagctCTTCCAAGTTTTTGTGTTTGTAAGTATTAACTTTCAAAAGCAAGACGTGGGGCTATTTACTTTTCGCgtattatttgtaaattgtACACAGTAATAAATTTCGATATCTATTTTGCTTTTTTCGTTCTAGAACATCTAATCGTATAAGTTAAGAATAACTTATTATAATGCATGAAACAAGCTAATGGGGATGTACAtactttattaaaattttaatgtatCAACATGTGCAAATTGCAAGTATAACATCAAAGCATCATTTTGGTCTCAAAAATGGTTTCGTTTGTTATGATGCTTCCATTTAAATCTTATAAtgaatacaaaataaaaatattgaaatagTTTTCTTTGGTCTTATTGTTTATTGATCTTAGGGATGCCgctaaaatttattgatgaAATTCGAAATATTTCTCAAATGCTTATCGCCTTGCACAacatttgatttttttataattataaaatggaCTATATgggtttaatttttatatgaataTTTAGATTTAGGATTAATTATTCAATAGCGCTTTTCAATTtggattttatatttttttaaatcgcTGTTGTTcttagaatttaaaatctaaactGTGATGCATAAATATGTAGCAATAAAAacgtttataaaaaaaacctttctttataatttatctatatttaaaaatcaattaaaaagagatttttattataagctttattatacaatttcatttttacggaaacaaaagaaaaacGACATTTTTGACAATTTAATATAGGTTTATacatcaaaaatttaaaaaatataaataagagTAAAGTATCAATTAAGACAGCAAATGGTGTAACCCGCAAcaaagtttattttaatagaCAATGATGTATTAACATCGTAGTTGTGACAGctaattttgaataaaaatgtcATTTACAAgatcatataaaattttttttagccCTGTGGCACAAGGCGATGCTTCCATTGAGCAATGGCTGGGTTCGATTCCCAGGGCaccaaaattttttctgttttctatgatgcagttggaacaactcagatgatgaaaatatccacgataatcattaagttgattcaatgaaacttgtgtgTGTCCAGCCACGGGGGGATTATCGTCTAGTGTAGAAACGCACTAAAAAGCCAAAAAACAGTATCACCCTTGTGGTGACTtaatgatacataaaagtatctaGTGGGTACGGCCTAGTTGAAGCCTATGGCTTgtgcactctagagtggGATCCTAGAGCTAACTAAGAGAGAAGAAGAAGTGGGGCAATAGAAGGTCTCGTGAACCCTATCCTACAAGATTCTGTAACGCGGTGGCAGAAAATAGTGGGAGACTGGTGGTCAACTCAGCCCAATAAAAATGCCGGGCTGATGATATGGTCGTGTAAGGAGCCGTGTGTGTAATACAGATGATTGTAGGGACCTTTAAGTCAGTACGATGATGTCTCTCCTCGGGTTATAGATAACCATGCCCGTTAAGCATATCCGCTGTGAGGTCACTCTGGACGCGATTTGAGGTATAAATGGAAAGTATTCTTTTGGAGCCAAAGTCCAATGGATACGGCGGAGCTTGCTGCACCGGCAAGTTGCATGGAGGGAGTTTTAGTGAGTAAGAATCTCACAGTACCAGTTGGATGAGGATCACACCCAAATCCCTCTGGTCCTTAAGTAAGGTTTCTCTCTACCTCTTACATGcaaggaaaaaaaaaatataaatttttcgcGAAATTATACTTACATCTTTATATTACAATATAACTTCTGTTTACATATGGCTATTTACATAATTCATAACGttgctttaaaaaatttaaatatattattctAGATTTACGGCTGATATATAGACCATGTTGAAATTTCTCAATTTAGGGGTTTTAATAGGAAAAAAATCCAAACAAATTTGGACTTATCGATGAAGGGTGtttgtatatattaataGTATGCAATacacttttaaaaaagttttataaaagtcTTACTGTTCTTGTTAAGTACGATTAAATTGTTTCAAAGAGGTATATTCTCATTAATAATGGGTactattataaatttattaagaaaagatattttagtAATTTGTTATACGACGAAAAAGGCtagcataaaaaattggtgcaaaaaatgttattttttataaaattatatctaATGTTCCTATACTTTTGCTATTTTtgtgaaatataaaaaattgtattatttaggataaaaatttcaaatttttttttaatattggttttatatctaataaattaaaaaaatttatacataaGAAATCTATTTCATTGACccaaaattttcataaatgaATTACTATTATCTTTCgataaatatattgtaaaaatgttaacaaaacaagaaagaaaaaatatagaacgACGTATAGAAGATAAATATAACTTGAGAAAAAAAGcacattttaatttttattacatcTTATCCCAATCTTGGTGTTAATGGAATATATGTAGCACTCTTATTGTGTATTTGAGACATAGAAAATACGGtgttaatattttgtcGTTGATTTTGTATCTTGTTAGTATATTTAGTAttctaataatataataataatctTCGATATCAAACACTTTCGAAACTTTAAAACTCTCATTTGGATCCATCTGaatatctataaaaaatgaaacaatCGCCTCAAGTTTCTCCATATCGatttttctgtttttaaaattataacatAGGATCgttttgtataattttttagattgtCTAGCAAGAGAAATAACTAAATCATTACAAGCTTTATATTTaccttttttctttataaaaaaaacaatatcgtttaatatattagaaaatatcTTGAAGCTCAAGTCTTTTCTTGTAATTTCATAAGTTTGCAATGTAGTGCCGGATTTGGGCCAATTAAAGCCACTTTTTATTGGAAATTTCAGATTGTCTAAAAGTAAATTCCAAAAAATTTCTGTTATTCCATTCGCTTCATTTATATCAAATCTGTGATAGATATAAAGAGGATTTTCCAAATAAAGTAATTCATTGCATTTTTCAAAGTCCGAATAAATTTCTCTACCTTCTTTGGTTAAAAACTTCGTATTTAATCCAGAACCAACGACTTTTTGTACATTTAAAATGGTTAATACGAAAACTAGAAACATATTATGGGTTGATAATTGaaatatgatttatataaattttaattagcTAGATGATCGGGAactaatttatcataaaacGAAAATGCTTGGTGTTTTTGTACTAGTTCAAATGTAAATACATGATGAatgtcattttttatttatttaagtaaatttaaacaaatgCGGGTTTACAGCATCTGTTTGTTACACCAATGCTAATATGAGccaaatatatatataaaataaaaataggtcataataaaaaaagggaaatCAATCATTTCCCCGTTTGGGCACTAGCCGACAGGTATTATGATAGTCATAGTTACTTCtcataaaagaaatttataaaaaaataatacaacAACTTGTTCATTTATAAGatgatttgtttttttttcattcaataaaatttaatgtaAACACTCTTTTTATGAATTAAACTATAACTATGGCCGGCATGTTTTACCTTTCAGTATTTCATGACACCTTTAAGTGTTTTcataaaactataattaTACTGTGACAAACGTATAACTATATTGTAttcatatatattttaggCAAAATCGCCTTAAAATTTAACAGTagataatgtttttttgaaaaacatATATACATTAGATTTTACGGCCAACTGGAAACaccaaattattttattttttatcttataACGTATTATGGCGTAAAAtggtttatatttttatatgcaTCGCGTTGCAGAAATTTTAGAGCAATCGAGGATTATTTTTAgcttaaatttaatatttaaagattttttagtatttaaaaaaaatttaacgcGAGTGggaaaaatgaaaaattcattttttttgattaaagAATGATCTAAAATCTACACGAGACAAAAAATGGTGAGTGAAGGGATTA is a genomic window containing:
- a CDS encoding putative SP-containing protein, which codes for MFLVFVLTILNVQKVVGSGLNTKFLTKEGREIYSDFEKCNELLYLENPLYIYHRFDINEANGITEIFWNLLLDNLKFPIKSGFNWPKSGTTLQTYEITRKDLSFKIFSNILNDIVFFIKKKGKYKACNDLVISLARQSKKLYKTILCYNFKNRKIDMEKLEAIVSFFIDIQMDPNESFKVSKVFDIEDYYYIIRILNILTRYKINDKILTPYFLCLKYTIRVLHIFH